A single window of Coffea eugenioides isolate CCC68of chromosome 7, Ceug_1.0, whole genome shotgun sequence DNA harbors:
- the LOC113778574 gene encoding uncharacterized protein LOC113778574 isoform X1: MERVTPARKPHTSTADLLTWSEAPPSDSSTSASANVSRSATRPQQPADGIGKVVFGGQITDEEAESLNRRKPCSGYKLKEITGSKIFSGESEDGASESGNGHVSSNNRTSVRMVQQAANGISQISFGTEERISPKKPTTLTEVAKQRELSGTLESEADSKMKKQLSDAKNKELSGNDIFGPPSEAPSRSLAAVRSMEAKESKDMGEPAPRNLRTSVKVSNPAGGQSNILFGEEPVVKTSKKLHDHKFAELTGNDIFKGDVPPGSAEKHLSTAKLKEMSGNNIFADGKVEARDFLGGVRKPPGGESTIALV; encoded by the exons atggagaGAGTAACGCCTGCCCGGAAGCCCCATACTTCCACGGCCGACTTGCTGACATGGTCGGAGGCGCCTCCGTCCGACTCCTCCACCTCCGCCTCTGCCAATGTCTCCCGCTCTGCCACTCGTCCCCAGCAG CCAGCAGATGGGATTGGTAAGGTGGTGTTTGGAGGACAGATCACTGATGAGGAAGCTGAAAGTCTCAACAGAAG GAAACCATGCTCAGGATATAAGTTGAAGGAGATTACTGGAAGCAAAATATTTTCTGGAGAGAGTGAAGATGGTGCATCAGAATCTGGAAATGGTCATGTCTCTTCTAATAATAGGACATCTGTACGTATGGTTCAG CAAGCTGCAAATGGAATCAGCCAGATCTCCTTTGGTACTGAAGAAAGGATTTCTCCAAAGAAGCCGACAACTCTTACTGAGGTTGCAAAGCAGCGGGAGTTAAGTGGAACACTGGAAAGCGAAGCTGATAGTAAGATGAAGAAGCAGCTGTCTGATGCGAAGAACAAGGAACTAAGCGGTAATGATATCTTTGGCCCTCCTTCTGAAGCTCCTTCCAGATCATTGGCTGCTGTGCGCTCTATGGAAGCAAAAGAAAGCAAGGACATGGGAGAACCTGCACCGCGAAATCTACGAACATCAGTCAAGGTTTCTAAT CCTGCTGGCGGTCAAAGTAACATCTTGTTTGGTGAAGAACCAGTTGTCAAGACTTCAAAGAAACTACATGACCACAAATTTGCAGAGTTGACTGGCAATGACATTTTCAAAGGAGATGTTCCTCCAGGCTCTGCTGAAAAGCATCTGAGCACAGCGAAGCTGAAAGAAATGAGTGGCAACAATATTTTTGCTGATGGCAAGGTTGAAGCTAGAGACTTCTTGGGTGGAGTCCGCAAACCCCCTGGTGGTGAGAGCACCATTGCCTTGGTCTAA
- the LOC113778574 gene encoding uncharacterized protein LOC113778574 isoform X2, with product MERVTPARKPHTSTADLLTWSEAPPSDSSTSASANVSRSATRPQQPADGIGKVVFGGQITDEEAESLNRRKPCSGYKLKEITGSKIFSGESEDGASESGNGHVSSNNRTSQAANGISQISFGTEERISPKKPTTLTEVAKQRELSGTLESEADSKMKKQLSDAKNKELSGNDIFGPPSEAPSRSLAAVRSMEAKESKDMGEPAPRNLRTSVKVSNPAGGQSNILFGEEPVVKTSKKLHDHKFAELTGNDIFKGDVPPGSAEKHLSTAKLKEMSGNNIFADGKVEARDFLGGVRKPPGGESTIALV from the exons atggagaGAGTAACGCCTGCCCGGAAGCCCCATACTTCCACGGCCGACTTGCTGACATGGTCGGAGGCGCCTCCGTCCGACTCCTCCACCTCCGCCTCTGCCAATGTCTCCCGCTCTGCCACTCGTCCCCAGCAG CCAGCAGATGGGATTGGTAAGGTGGTGTTTGGAGGACAGATCACTGATGAGGAAGCTGAAAGTCTCAACAGAAG GAAACCATGCTCAGGATATAAGTTGAAGGAGATTACTGGAAGCAAAATATTTTCTGGAGAGAGTGAAGATGGTGCATCAGAATCTGGAAATGGTCATGTCTCTTCTAATAATAGGACATCT CAAGCTGCAAATGGAATCAGCCAGATCTCCTTTGGTACTGAAGAAAGGATTTCTCCAAAGAAGCCGACAACTCTTACTGAGGTTGCAAAGCAGCGGGAGTTAAGTGGAACACTGGAAAGCGAAGCTGATAGTAAGATGAAGAAGCAGCTGTCTGATGCGAAGAACAAGGAACTAAGCGGTAATGATATCTTTGGCCCTCCTTCTGAAGCTCCTTCCAGATCATTGGCTGCTGTGCGCTCTATGGAAGCAAAAGAAAGCAAGGACATGGGAGAACCTGCACCGCGAAATCTACGAACATCAGTCAAGGTTTCTAAT CCTGCTGGCGGTCAAAGTAACATCTTGTTTGGTGAAGAACCAGTTGTCAAGACTTCAAAGAAACTACATGACCACAAATTTGCAGAGTTGACTGGCAATGACATTTTCAAAGGAGATGTTCCTCCAGGCTCTGCTGAAAAGCATCTGAGCACAGCGAAGCTGAAAGAAATGAGTGGCAACAATATTTTTGCTGATGGCAAGGTTGAAGCTAGAGACTTCTTGGGTGGAGTCCGCAAACCCCCTGGTGGTGAGAGCACCATTGCCTTGGTCTAA